From the Bos javanicus breed banteng chromosome 7, ARS-OSU_banteng_1.0, whole genome shotgun sequence genome, the window gaacaccaaagaactgatgctttcaaactgcagtgttggagaagactcttgagagtcatttggattacaaggagatcaaaccagttaatcctaaaggaaatcaaccctgaatagtcatttgaaggactattgctgaagctctaatactttggtcacctgattcaaagagtcgacaaaatggaaaagaccctgttgctggaaaagactgaagacaaaaggtgaatggggtggcagaggaggagatggttagatagcaacatcaactccatggacatgcatttgaccaaactctaggagatagtgagggacagagcagcctgttgtgctgtagtccatggggtcacaaagtgtcagaaatgacttagcaactgaacaacaatcaaaaCAGGCAGAGATCAAGGAAGTTAAGGGAATACCAAGcaggtgtcaactacaaattggtgcTTGTCAAGagtttgccatctgcctctacagagATTGAATCCTGTGCTGTTGCAGCTATTGACCTTCGACATGCCCTCAAGGCAGTTCAGGATGGTGAATGAGGCATTCTGTGCTCCAAGGAATGTGTGAAACAGGTCTTTAGATATAAGTTTTCAGGAACTGACTTCaagatctcaatccttgcattccctaatatctagaaaagcactaaatcccttcatggtgacatcagctcctcctgactagcagaaaaccttttgcaAAATGAGTGCTTGATGGCATTGTACTCACTCTTCaccaaaatctattttttttattgaccTTCCCCTACTACCtgtttggagcagtctctcagagctatctgaggtgctgtcttccAGGCTGAAGTCCTCATTTTggcccaaataaaatttaacttacaactctcacattgtgcatctttttagtCAATACAGGGAAAACGCTTCCAAACCCACACATATGGATACCACATTCAactgcaaaaagaaataaataaacaaacgaataactttttaaaaatcaaagagatAATGGGACCCAGTATTCTACTTGGAAAACATGAAGGAAATAAGATGAGGGACGTGTAGAAACCAAATTCTTACCGCTGTACTGTCTTGTCAGTTCTCTACAGTTAAGACTGAGGTGAAACCAGACAACAAGTATTAAGAAGTTTCCCCCTGATCCCTGGTACCTGGAAACCACCCGATACTTTAATCTCCACATAATCACCCATAAATAAACACCTAAGACTCTTTGTCCAAAAGAATATCACCCTTCAGTGAAGCTGCAGTCTCAGTTCCAGTAGAGGTCAGCAGAGGTGGAAGAGGTGGAAGCGCCCAGGCACTCACACATGGACAAAGCTCAGGgccccagggaggaggaggcagggaccCCAACCTGGGTCTCCACCCCCATCTCTGCCTTCCAGACTGAGTCAGAGGGCACCTCCTGCTGGAGAATTGCCCAGCCTGCCCTACGCCTGGCCCTGGTAGATGGAGATGTGTTTACTTGCTTTAGTATGGCTGCCTGCCCAGGGAACCAACTGGTCTGCCAGGTACACTGCATCTTTAGCCCCAGACAGgggtcacagccttgtcataGCAAAGGcacttgtataactcaatgaagctatgagtcatgccatgtaaggccacccaaaatggatggATCACAGTAAACAATTCTCTGGCAaatcatggtccactggaggagggaatggcaaactactccaatattcttggctggataGCCCcgtggacagtatgaaaaggcaaaaatatatgatgctggaagatgagccccccaggtcagaaggtgtccactATGCTAccggggaagagcagagggcaattactaatagctccagagagaatgaagcagctgggccaaagcagaaaagatgctcagttgtggatgtgtctggtggtgaaagtaaagtctgatgctgtaaagaacaatattacataggaaactggaatattaggtccatgaatcaagataaactgGATGTGGTGAAATAgcagatggcaagattgaacattgacatcttataggaatcagtgaaataaaaaggacaggaatgggagaatttaattcagatgactgttaaatctactactgtggacaagaatcccttagaagaaatggagtagcccttacaGACAATGAAGTctaaaatgcagtgcttgggtgcagtctgaaaaacaatagaatgatctttgtttccaaggcaaacccttcaacatcacagtaatcgaACTattccccaaccactgatgccaaagaagctgaagttgactggttctatgaagaaaaagatgtccttttcatcataggagattgAAAggtaaagtaggaagtcaagagatatctggaataacaggcaagtttggccttggagtgaagaatgaagcagggcaaagactaaaagaGTTCTGTCtaaagaacacactggttatagcaaacactctttttcAACAActcaagagacaactctacacatggacatcagcaaatggtcaatatcaaaatcagattgattatattctttacagccagagatggagaaattctatacagtcagtaaaaacaaaacctggagctgactgtggcttagatcacgagctccttattgcaaaattcagactcaaattgaagaaagtagagaaaaccaccaggccattcaggtatgacctgaatcagatctcttatgattatacagtagaagtgatgaatagattcaagagattagatctggtagacagagtgcctgaagaactatgggcagagatTCATAACATTATACAGtaggtggtgaccaaaactatctccaagaaaaagaaatgcaaaaaggtaaaatggttgtctgaggaggcctcacaaatagctgaggaaagaagagaagtgaaagacaagggagaaagggaaagatatatccaactgaatacggagttccagagaatagcaaggagagatatgaaggccttcttaaatgaacaatgcaaagaaatagaggaaaacaataggatgggaaagactagagatctcttcaggaaaattggagatatcaaggtaACATtccatgcaaggatgggcatgataaaggacagaaatggtagggacttaatagaagcagaagacattaagaaaagatagcaagaatacccagaagaactatacaaaaaaggtcttaatgacatggaaaaccatgatggtgtggtcactcacctaaagccagacatcctggagtgtgaagtcaagtggaccttaggaagaattactttgaacaaagctagtggaggtgatggaatcccagctgaggtttttaaaatcctgaaacatgatgctgttaaagtgcttcatttgatatgtcagcaaatttggaaaaacagcaatggccacagaactaagacagcaatggccacagaactggaaagatctgttttcattccaatcccaaagaagggcaatgacaaagaatgttcaaactactaaaCAGTtgagttcatttcacatgctagcaaggttatgctcaaaatcctagGCTTTAGCAATGCctgaatggagaacttccagatgtataagctgagtttcaaagaggcagagcagccagagatcaaattgccatttgttggatcatgaaaaaagcaagggagttccaggaaaacatcaacttctgcttcattgatgacactaaagcctttgactgtgtggatcacaacaaactgtggaaaattcttaaagagttgggaataccagaccacctgacctgtctcctgagaaatctgtatgtgggttaAGAAGCATCAGTTATAACATTacatggaacaaatgactggttccaaattgggaaatgagtacaacacagtatattgtcaccctgcttatttaacttctatgcagagtacatcatgcgaaatcctggcctggataaagcacaagctggagtcaagattgtcaggagaaatatcaacaacctcagatatgcaaatgataccactttaatggctgaaactgaagaggaactaaagagtgttttgatgagggtgaaagagaagagtgaaaaagctggcttaaagctcaacattcaaaaaactaatatcatggtacccagtctcatcacttaatggcaaataggaggggaaaaagtggaagcagtgacaaattttattttcttgggctccaaagtcattgcagatggtgactgcagccatgaaattaaaagacatttcctccttggaagaaaagctatgacaaaactataCAGCATACTAAAatgtagagacattacttagccaacaaaggtctgtatagtcaaagctatggtttttccagtagtcatgtaagaatgtgagagttggatcatagagaaagttgagtgctgaaaaGTTCGTGcaattgaactgtggtgctggagaagactcttgagagtcccttggacagcaaggagattcaaccagtggatcctaaaggaaatcaaccctgaataatcattagaaggactgttgctaGAGCCATAATACTTTGGTCAGTAGATCCCCAAATAACCTGACTGCAAGGAACCTTTGTGTCTTTTTTTCGTCTGCAGTGTTATACTGACAGACAGACTATAAAAATGTTCTGGCTGTTTTTGATATTTGATACTTTGGCATATTTAATGTACAATTTCAAGAAGGCACAAAACTCTTTACATTGCCTACTAACATAAGATAGACTGAAATGGAGTTTGTATTATAATAAGTAACTAGTAGTTAGTGCCAGAAAACATTGGACTTTACAGGTAGCTATGATGTTACAGATAATAAGAAATAACATTGTCCAGGTTGCTCAGCTCCTACCTGTCAGACTCTACCTCTAACCTATGTACCACATTTCAGTGGACAGTGAGTTCTAAATTGGTTCTCACTCCTTTCTCCCTTTTAGCATGCAGATCAGAAGAAAGACTGTCCCTGGCAATTCTGGGGAAAaggtaaaaatgtatttatgagcCTTCACTGCATGGAAACAGGAGTGTTCATGGAGGAAAGACTCATTGTGAAATGGATAACTACCATGTTTCCTTGACATCTTCCATCCAAACGCTTTCAGATTACTCAGCTCGTAGCTTCACCCCAACCAGACTGAAGGGGCTGATGAGTACAGAGGAGGATGTGCTACAAGAGAGTCTGAGCTTGCAGAAGGAGCAGAACAAGAGAGGAAGCCTCAGAAGGGTGGGCATGTCTACACTCTCCATGTCCCCAGGACCTTCTTAAAGGCCCTCATTACCTCCCTGTTCCTCAGGCTGTAAATGAGTGGGTTGAGCATTGGAGCAACGATGGTGTAGAAGGTGGAGATGGCTCTGTCTTCTGCTGGCGTCCTAGCAGAAGCTTTCTGCATGTAGTTAAATAGGCCACCCCCGTAGTAAAGACCCACCACAGTCAGGTGCGAGGAGCAAGTAGTCAGAGCCTTCTGTTTCCCCTCAGTGGAGGGCATGTTAATCACAGCCATGAGGATCCGGGCATAGGAAGCCACAACGACCCCCAGGGGCAGCAGCATCATGACTACACAGCAAGCATAGATGAGGTCCTGAAAAAGCGAGGTGTCTGCACAGGAGAGCCGCAACAGGGTGGGGACCTCACAGAAGAAGTGGTCCACCTGGAGAGAGCCACAGTAGGGGAAGCTGAAGACCATGCCCACATAAATTACACTGGCAGTCACTCCAACCATCCAGGATGCAAAGGCCATCAGGCAGCAGGCCTTCCAGTTCATGAGCACAGGGTACCGCAGGGGGTGACACACGGCCACATACCTGTCATAGGCCATGACTGCCAGGAGGGAGCACTCAGCACTTCCTACCATGACCACTAAGAAGACCTGAGTGGCACAGCCACCCCAAGAGATGAACTTACTTCCCGAGAGGAAGTTGGCTGCCATCTTGGGCACCACTGTGCCCATCATGGTGAGGTCCATGATGGAGACCTGACTAAGAAAAAAGTACATGGGAGTGTGCAGGTGCCTGTCAGCTTGTatgagcaggaggaagaggatgtTGCCAGTCAGAGAAGCAGCAGAGGCCAGAAGgacaagggaaaaaaggaagaagtcaTATGGTGAGTAGCTGAACAGACCCAAAAGGATGAAATCTGACAGGGAGGTATGGTTCCATACATCCATGGCCTTGagcctaagaaaaaaataaatgagcaaacatAAGAACAAAATGACTAACCTGGCATCTCCATTGTACAAGGAAAATAACCTCCTCTGGTTTCTTTTAAAGGACAGTGCTCAACCCTCTGTCTTAACCCCATCCTTTCCTCCTACAGTGAAAATCTATCTCCTCCCCAGGATTTGAGCTTATTTCTCTTGATAGACTAGGAAGCAGGCCCCCAGAGGGGGAAGGTCAGAGAATGcaagggagacagagaaggacttTTAATTAGCAAGTGAATACCTAAAGATTTAGGGAAAGAGAATATAGATTTACGAAGATATAGGGGAATAAAATTTGTCCCAAAATGTCACTTTGGCATTTAGATTATATCAAGCTGAAAACAATCAAGACCTAAAAGACTAAAGAAGAAGCTTTAACCTTCCCCCTAAGTTCCTAAAAGACTCGTCCCAGAATAGATCTATCATCAGAGAGATCTGCAAAGAACATGGACTTAGAGTATATGTGTGGGGGAAACTGTGGGCAGAGTTCACTCTGTCCCAGcatggcccagcaaacatttatttaccaaattTTGGTTTTTCATCCCCATGTCCGttgccttcctcccctttgaagtcccaaacTATTACCCTCAACATCCTACTTTGTCTTGaaagctgaagatggtatttaaaatGAGGGTTTTAGCCCTTTTGGTGAGTTACTCAGATTTCCTGAGTCTCTCTCAGGTATGCATGTACTTAAACCtttatttgattttctcctgtggatctgtctcatgtcaatttagtTCCTAGACCTGGCAAAACTAGACAGGTGGAAgaaaatttcttcttctctgatttgGAGAAGTGAGTACTGGggatagagagaaagagagaaggatgtGGGAAAGGGGTGACagctataaatataatttatatttataaattgaaaataaagggATAGATTCCTAACCTCACTTTACTTAGCAATTACTTAGAAAATGTATACTTGTAAGTTCCTCATCTCTCTGAAAtgtatgtaaacattttaaaagtagaataagAATGTTTTCCCAAGAACCTAGAACCCATTTCTTGGAAACATAATTGTCAAAAAAGATAGAGTCCTTACCTCCCAGGCTCTGCAGGCAGGCAGGATGCTAACTTCAGCAGGCACCTTACTCCAAGCTGCAGAACTATCTCTTGTCATAACATGTGAGAACTTGGTATTTCCTTTGGATGAAGACAAGTGACAAACACAGAGAGTCACACCAATTACCAGGTGAATCTAGAATGAACTCCATGTGACAAATGGTGCTGTCAATTCCTCTTCCTTGAGGACTATTGTTTATCTTGAGAGCATGCAAGTAATGAGTAGTCACTGCCTGGCTGTACAAAGGGTTCATATTCCTCTGTCTTTGCAAGCTCTTAGCTGATTACCTGTAACACACAGCAATTTCTGATTTAAtgtttattcaaaaataaaactgctttctgggcttccctgatggctcagtggtaaagaatcttccatccctagcctgggaagatcccacatattgcggagcaactaagtcctTGTGTCACAACtatagagcctgggaaccacaactactgaatcccaCATGCCCGTTGTGGagcatgctccacaacaaaagcaCCCACATGCCCTAGGgaccatgctccacaacaaaagcaGCCATTTCTGTAAGAAGTCTGAGCACCTCAATGATAGATTgtcccccactcgccacaactacaacaaagcctgagcagcaacaaagatccagcacagccaaaaataaaataaataaataattaaaaaaaagaaaactgttttatttctcttctacCTTTGTGGATAGGTTTTAAGAATGGGGAAGAGACTGACTTGGCTTTTAATTATGTTTTCCCAACACAGCAGGCACTGCAACAGAGTCGTGACACAACAGTGTCATGTCAAGTACACAAGAGAACCTCAGAAATGCCTCTCTGGAAGTATGCCAAGCCTTCGCCCTACTCCATTACTTGAACTGTGGGGTGTGTGCGGGCAGGGACTTGGACATGACTGTCTCTCAGTTGTCCATCAGTCTCCTTAGTGCCTAAACTCAGTTGACTCTAAACTGGTTAGAACAAATAGCTGTTCTAAGAGTCAGTGACACTCACTGAATTTACCAAGGAAGAAACAGTCAGTGCTCAAACCACAAGGGGTGGGTCTCCAGGGCTGCCTTTCTGGAGTGTGCTGCTTCTGTCCTGTTTGATGTCACAATTGCAATTCAAGCATTCCTTCTAATAAAATCTGGAAAGACTGTCAAAGAGAGACAAAGACTGTCAAAACAGTTTCCATGAGGAAGATAATTATGAATAGAAAAGATAGGAAGAATGAGATTCCTGGAGTCCGGCGGTCATGACTTGGGTCATGCTTATGTCTGTCTCTAAGACATTAAAGAGAATGTTTTCAAAAATGTGCACATCTTGGTTCTACTGCAGGGATTATGGGTACTGGGTCTGGATAGGGTctcattatataatttttttgaaagatcCCTAGGTAATTCTAATGAAATATACGTTTACACGCTGGTATAGGTCAATGTGCCTGCGCAATGCCATTTTCATCTTAGCAGAGATGAGATAAATGTCTAGAATCAGGAGATCACGGCAGGAGACAAGGAAATCCTATGACATAGTGAGTTACAAAGATATACCAGCCAAGAGAGCCAGAGAATAGCTCAAGGAGGTAGATTCCTGATGAGCACAAGCAGGAATGAAGCATAGCCATGGACACCAGCCTGATGGGGGCACACTTGGGGCAATGACACAACAGGTCTGTCTTCCTACTTTGGAACTGAGTCCAGAGACTGGAGAACAGTAAGCAATGATAGCAATTTTGCTCAAGAAGACTAAGAATACCATCTTTCAAGTCTCTGACTTTGGCAACAAGGAAGTATCTTGGTATCCAGCCTGACACTCTATAGACTGAATCCAGAAGTCAGATCCACTTCTTCCCCTTCCCAGTCACCTTTAGTCCCTCATCTATTTGGTC encodes:
- the LOC133252092 gene encoding olfactory receptor 2M3-like, with the protein product MDVWNHTSLSDFILLGLFSYSPYDFFLFSLVLLASAASLTGNILFLLLIQADRHLHTPMYFFLSQVSIMDLTMMGTVVPKMAANFLSGSKFISWGGCATQVFLVVMVGSAECSLLAVMAYDRYVAVCHPLRYPVLMNWKACCLMAFASWMVGVTASVIYVGMVFSFPYCGSLQVDHFFCEVPTLLRLSCADTSLFQDLIYACCVVMMLLPLGVVVASYARILMAVINMPSTEGKQKALTTCSSHLTVVGLYYGGGLFNYMQKASARTPAEDRAISTFYTIVAPMLNPLIYSLRNREVMRAFKKVLGTWRV